Proteins encoded together in one Bos indicus isolate NIAB-ARS_2022 breed Sahiwal x Tharparkar chromosome 25, NIAB-ARS_B.indTharparkar_mat_pri_1.0, whole genome shotgun sequence window:
- the GUSB gene encoding beta-glucuronidase produces MLRGSAGAWAVLGPLLWGCGLSLLQGGMLYPRESRSRERKELDGLWSFRADFSDNRRQGFEQQWYRAPLRESGPTLDMPVPSSFNDVGQDGQLRSFVGWVWYEREITLPQRWTEDLGTRVVLRIGSAHYYAIVWVNGVHVLEHEGGHLPFEADISKLVQSGPLSSCRITIAINNTLSPHTLPPGTILYKTDPSMYPKGYFVQNTKFDFFNYAGLHRSVLLYTTPTTYIDDITVTTDMDQDIGLVNYQIIVQGSDHFQVDVSLLDEEGKVMAKGAGAEGQLQVPSAHLWWPYLMHEHPAYLYSLEVKLTAQTAVGPVSDFYTLPVGIRTVAVTKSQFLINGKPFYFRGVNKHEDADIRGKGFDWPLLVKDFNLLRWLGANAFRTSHYPYAEEVLQLCDRYGIVVIDESPGVGIVLVESFSNVSLQHHLEVMEEMIRRDKNHPAVVMWSLANEPASFLKPAGYYFKTLIAHTKALDPSRPVTFVTNTNYEADLGAPYVDVICVNSYYSWYHDYGHMEVIQLQLATQFENWYKAYQKPMIQSEYGADAIEGFHEDPPLMFSEEYQKGLLQQYHVVLDQKRKEYVVGELIWNFADFMTNQSPVRMIGNRKGIFTRQRQPKSAAFLLRERYWKLANETRYQRSAVTSQCVGSGLFTV; encoded by the exons ATGCTCCGGGGATCGGCGGGCGCCTGGGCCGTGCTCGGCCCTCTGCTCTGGGGCTGCGGGCTGTCGCTGCTGCAGGGCGGGATGCTCTATCCCCGGGAGAGCCGGTCGCGGGAGCGCAAGGAGCTGGACGGCCTCTGGAGCTTTCGCGCCGACTTCTCCGACAACCGGCGCCAGGGCTTCGAGCAGCAGTGGTACCGGGCGCCGCTGCGAGAG TCGGGCCCCACCCTGGACATGCCGGTGCCCTCCAGCTTCAACGACGTGGGCCAGGATGGGCAGCTGCGGAGTTTTGTCGGCTGGGTGTGGTATGAACGGGAGATCACCTTGCCCCAGCGGTGGACCGAAGACCTGGGCACGAGAGTGGTTCTGAGGATCGGCAGCGCCCACTACTATGCCATTGTG TGGGTGAATGGGGTCCATGTGTTAGAGCACGAGGGGGGCCATCTCCCCTTCGAGGCTGACATCAGCAAGCTGGTCCAGAGCGGGCCCCTGTCCTCCTGCCGCATCACCATCGCCATCAACAACACGCTGTCCCCCCACACCCTGCCGCCTGGGACCATCCTCTACAAGACGGACCCCTCCAT GTACCCCAAGGGTTACTTTGTCCAGAACACAAAGTTTGACTTCTTCAACTACGCGGGACTGCATCGGTCCGTGCTCCTCTACACCACGCCTACCACCTACATTGATGACATTACCGTCACCACCGACATGGACCAAGACATTG GGCTGGTGAATTACCAGATCATCGTCCAGGGCAGTGACCACTTCCAAGTGGACGTGTCTCTTCTGGATGAGGAAGGCAAAGTTATGGCCAAAGGGGCAGGGGCCGAGGGCCAGCTGCAGGTGCCCAGTGCCCACCTCTGGTGGCCATACCTGATGCACGAGCACCCTGCCTACCTGTACTCGTTGGAG GTGAAGCTGACGGCGCAGACGGCCGTGGGGCCCGTGTCTGACTTCTACACCCTCCCGGTGGGGATCCGCACCGTGGCCGTCACCAAGAGCCAGTTCCTCATCAATGGGAAGCCATTCTATTTCCGAGGGGTCAACAAGCATGAGGATGCAGAC ATCCGAGGGAAGGGCTTTGACTGGCCGCTGCTGGTGAAGGACTTCAACCTGCTTCGCTGGCTGGGCGCCAACGCCTTCCGCACCAGCCACTACCCCTACGCAGAGGAGGTGCTGCAGCTCTGTGACCGCTACGGGATCGTGGTCATCGACGAGAGCCCTGGTGTGGGCATCGTGCTGGT CGAGAGCTTCAGCAACGTGTCTCTGCAACACCACCTGGAGGTGATGGAGGAAATGATCCGCAGGGACAAGAATCACCCGGCCGTTGTAATGTGGTCCTTGGCCAATGAGCCCGCTTCCTTCCTGAAACCGGCTGGTTACTACTTCAA GACGCTGATTGCCCACACTAAAGCCCTGGACCCCTCCCGGCCCGTGACCTTTGTGACCAACACCAACTATGAAGCAGACCTGGGG GCGCCGTACGTGGACGTCATCTGTGTGAACAGTTACTACTCCTGGTACCACGACTATGGGCACATGGAGGTGATTCAGCTGCAGTTGGCAACCCAGTTCGAGAACTGGTATAAGGCCTACCAGAAGCCGATGATTCAGAGCGAGTACGGAGCAGATGCCATTGAAGGGTTTCACGAG GATCCACCACTGATGTTCAGTGAAGAGTACCAGAAAGGCCTGCTCCAGCAGTATCATGTGGTTCTGGACCAAAAACGCAAAGAATATGTGGTTGGCGAGCTTATCTGGAATTTTGCTGATTTCATGACTAACCAGT cACCAGTTCGGATGATTGGGAACAGAAAAGGGATCTTCACTCGGCAGAGACAACCAAAGAGTGCAGCTTTCCTGTTGCGAGAGAGATACTGGAAACTTGCCAATGAAACCAGGTACCAGCGGTCAGCTGTGACGTCACAGTGTGTGGGAAGCGGCCTGTTTACTGTTTAA